TAAGTCATAGTCTGTTTCTGGCATTTTCTTGAAATCATCAATTCGACTAATCCCACTAAATGCAATTTTCGGAAAAAGCGCCTTAAGATTTTCTTTGATAATAAGAGATGAACTTACCCCATTTGGGCAGACAATCACCGCCCGATAAGGTAGACTAACTTCTGACTTATGCAGGTAACCACCAAAATGAACAACAAAATAAGCAACTTCACTCTCTGGGATTGTTATCTCCAAAACTTTTCGTAAAGGGTCTAGGGCTTTTTTCACCAGATGAAACAGGTCTGGATAGCTGTCCTTAATACGCTCTGTATAAATGGAATCCGTTGCTAGACCGTACTTCAATCGATAGTAGGCCGGAATAATGTGTTTTTTCAATCCCTGCAAAAGATCATTACGATTGTCAAAAGTTAATAAGGAAACTTGTTCCATCTGAGAGACAATATCTCTCGTTAACTTCTCAAAAAATTCAGAATCTAAGTCTCCCTCTCCTTCAAAACACCCTGCCAAAATCAGGGTCAAATAATGTTTTTGTGATAAGGTCAATGCTAAATCTACGTGAAGATTTTGCGAGACAGTATCTACCATGAAACTCGTCAATTCCTGAAGTTGTTCAGAAACCAGTAAATCACTGACCACTACCCTATCGACAGCTCTCTGATAACGACAAAGCAGGAAAATCATAAAATATAAGCACTCTTCTAAACGATCTTTCAAAGGTGTCAGATGCCACATCTTATATTGTGCAGTGATTTCTTTAGAGAATTGTTCGTAAGAAATGTTGACCTGCCATTCCTCCATGACATAATGCAACGCCCAATAGCCAATACGCGAACGAAGCAACTTTCTAATGAAGTGAAGAGCTACTCGATGTTTATCCTCTTCTCTTCCTCTTAGAAAATACCCTTCAGCTCTTGTATAATGAAGGGCTACGCCGTCATTACTCAAACGATCACGAAGCAGTTTTACATCTGACAGACTCGTATTCTTACTCACCTTGACTAAATCTTGGTAGTGAGTATTAGAAATAAAATCTTGACGACAAAAAGTATAAAGATAGATGAGGTAAATCCGTTCTTCCTGATTAAGGTAGATTTGTTCATCCTTTAACTGACTAAAAATAAGGTCCGAATCAGCCACTAAGTGAGGGCTTAAAGAGAAATAACCGCCTCCTTTAAGGATTTTGGGAAATCGATGAGACACTAAAAAATCATCTAGTTCTTCAATAGTCTTCAGAACCTCTTTCTCAGAAAAATTGGTTTTAACCATCAACTCATAAAGTGAGAGTTGCTGGTATTTCATGAGTGTCATGAGAATGACTAGTGATTTTGTATCAATCATAGAATTTCCTTTCCTAATTCTTATTCTATCGGAAGCGCTTACTTTTGGCTATCCCCTATTAAGCCCAATTTAAATCTCACATTTTTAAAAATGATTGTGCCAAACAGCCTAAAGTATTGTTGCTTAAGAAAAAACACCTGTAGAACCGAGCATGTCCTACAAGTGCTCTTAAACTATTGTTTCAACTACTTCATCAATTAGTTTTTACTTCAATTTTTCCAAGAAACTCTCCCCAATCATGGCGGTGTCAACACCAAAGTTGTCCGCAACGGTTGCTGAGATATCAGCGAAATGTCCTTGTGGAATAACACCGCTACCTGTAAAGGATGGGCTGTAAGCCAAGAGCGGGATGTACTCACGGGTATGGTCCGTTCCAGCATAGGTTGGGTCATTGCCGTGGTCTGCTGTAATGAGAAGCAAATCCTTGTCCCCCAAGAGATCTGTGATTTCTGGCAAGCGAGCATCGAATTCTTCTAAACAATCGCGGTAGCCATGAGCATTACGACGGTGACCGTAGAGAGCATCAAAATCGACTAGATTAGTAAATGAGAAACCTTTGGTAAATGCTGGATCTTGAAGAGTTTTAAGGAGCGTGTCCACCCCATGGTTGTTATCTTTATTATGCCCTTGGTCATGGGTAATTCCTGAACCGTTGAAGATATCGTTGATTTTACCGACACCATAAGTTGGAATCCCTGCATCAGCCAATTTATTCAAAACAGTGTCTTCAAATGGTGAGACAGCCAAGTCACGACGATTTGCCGTACGTGTGAAGTTACCTGGCTCTCCAACATATGGACGAGCAATGATACGACCAAGAAGCGCTGGGCGTTCAAGGGTGATGGAACGAGCATACTCACAGATACGATAGAGTTCCTCTAAGGGAATCACATCTTCATGCGCAGCGATTTGTAGCACAGGATCAGCTGATGTATAGATGATGAGCTCTCCTGTCTCCATTTGGCGAGGACCAAAATCATCGATAACAGCAGTTCCTGAGTAAGGTTTATTAGCTTCACGGATGACTTTTCGACCGGAAAACTCTTCAATCTTGGTCAAAATGTCTTCAGGAAAACCATCCCAGAAAGTATCAAATGGCTCGGTGATATTAAGCCCCATGATTTCCCAGTGACCGGTCATAGTGTCCTTCCCAAGTGAAACTTCTTCCAACTTGGTCACGTAACCAGTAGGATTTTCCTCAGCAGGAACGGTTTTAAGTGGAGTCTCACGGGGAATGTTGCCGAGCCCCATTTTAGCCATATTAGGCACATTGAGACCGACCGTTTTGGAAATGTGACCAAGCGTGTCAGAAGCCCCGTCAGGAACTCCTGCGTTAACAAAATTATTAGCATCTGGCGCAGCACCAATCCCAACAGAATCCAGTACCACTAAGTGAATACGATCAAATGTAGACATCATTTCTCCTTTGTTTATTGAAAATAGTAGGCATAAGCCTACTACGTCATTAAATCAGGCTTGCAAATTAATAGGAACCATCCTCAACTGCTTGATTTTTTACCAGTTTGATAATCCGACTCGTTCCTAAACGTGATGCCCCTAATTGGATAAATTTTTCAGCATCCTCTAAAGAGCTAATTCCACCAGCAGCCTTAATCTTAACATGTGAACCGACGTGTTCAGCCATTAAAGCAACATCTTCAAATGTTGCACCAGCTGTTGAAAAACCTGTTGATGTCTTGATAAAATCTGCACCAGAGCGTGTGACAACACCACATAACTCAATCAACTCTTCTTTACTTAACTGACAGGTCTCAACAATAACTTTCAAAATATGGTCTTGACAAGCCTCTTTGATTTGACGAATTTCTGCCTCGATAGCATCAAAATTGCCATTTTTAACATCTGTCAAGTTGATGACCATATCAATTTCGTCGGCACCATTTTCGATAGCATCCTGGCATTCAAAAACTTTAGCAGCAGTTGTGCTATAGCCATTCGGAAAGCCAATAACAGTACAAATAGCTAGTTTCCCTGAAACATAATCTGCCGCCTGTTTAACATAAGACGCAGGAATACAAGCAGATGCTGTCTCATAGGTCATCGCATCATCTAAAATAGTTTGAATCTCTGACCAAGTAGCCGTTGTTGATAACAAGGTATGATCAACCGTTTTTAATATATCTTTAACATTCATGTTTATATCCTTCTTTCTTTTTGTTCTAGTTTAGAAAAGCGTCACAATCCCAACAATAAAGGCACTGAGCATACTTACAGCAATACCACCAATCATTGAACGAAAAACTAAGCGTGCCAAAGTACTTCTTTTTCCTGGACATAAAACAGCAATCCCCGAAACACAGATACCTAAGCTAGATAAATTAGCAAAGCCGCATAACGAAATCGTAGCTACCAAAGCTGTTCGATAATCGAGAGATTTGATAACACTCCCCAACTGTTGGAAAGACACAAATTCATTTAAAATCAACTTATTTCCCAAAAGGCTACCTTCCATGAGAATATCTTTACCATCAAATCCCATCAGAAAACCAAATGGGGCAAAAACATAAGAGAAAATCTGTTCCAAACGGATACCTAAACCACTTAGCAGCAGATTGATTAGTGATACCAATCCAACAAAAGCAATCAGGCTGGCACCGATTGAAAAGGCCATTTGAGCACCTGTACTAGCGCCTTCAGCTATAGCATCAATCACATTGGCATTATTTCCTTTGCTATCCATTTTAATATCATCGATTCTTTGGACAGGTTCGGTTTGAGGAAGCAACATTTTAGCAATCAAGATACTACCGATAGGCACCATGGTTGAGGCTATCAAGAGATACTCCATTGGAATCCCCAAAGCAATATAACCACCTAGGATGGAAACAGACATACTTCCCATTCCAGATACTAAGACAACCATAATCTCACTATCTGTCATACGACCAAGGTATTTGCTAACTAGAATTGGACTGTCGGTTTGCCCGAGAAACATATTGGCAACGGCCACAAAACTCTCAACTTCTGAGGATTTCATGATTTTACCAACACCCTTACCAATCCATTTTACAATAAATCCTAGAATTCCCATATAGTAAAGTAGGCTAACTAAAGCAGATAAGAAGACAATATTTCCAAGCGTTTGGATGGCAAAGATAAAACCAGTCTTTGCACCACCATCAGCCAAAGAGCCAAACACAAAATTCAGTCCAGCTTGACCACAGTTGATAACCTTTGTCACACCATCTGAAACGACGCTAACGATACGTTGCCCTAATGGGACACGTACAAGAATCAAGGCGATGATAAACTGCACGATAAGTGCCTTTCCTATCAATGGAAAAGAAATGCCTTTACGATTAAAGGAAATGGCATAAATAATGCCCAATATGAGTAGGATTCCAAGAATACTATAAATAAACTGCATGATGACCTCTATAAAAAATTATGATACTTTGTCGTCTTCAATCAGAGTACGTAAAGCTTCAACTGCTACTTCAATAGCTGCCTCCGTGTCGTGAGCCATCGGATTATCCATTCCCAAAGCATTACGTTCTTGGTTGCCAACAACAAGAAAGTCAGAACCGCAACGAACACCAAGGTGACTAGCCGCCACAAAGAGTGCTGCTGATTCCATTTCTGATGCTTTTGTACCAAGACGTTTCCAAGCTTCCCACTTGTTTAGTAACTCATAGCTCACTGGCATACGTTCTGGTTCATGCTGACCATAGAAAGCATCTTTACATTGTACCACACCTGCGTGATTAGTATAACCCAATTTTTTTGCAGCTTTGACGAGAGCATTGGTTACCTCTAAGTCTGCTACTGCCGGAAACTCAATAGGAGCGTATTCTTTACTTGTTCCTTCCATACGGATAGCACCAGTCGCAATGACAATATCGCCACCTTTCACATCAAGATCAATACCGCCACAAGTTCCTACACGAATAAAGGTATCAGCACCACACAATTTTAATTCTTCCATAGCAATAGAAGCTGACGGCCCACCGATACCCGTTGAGGTAACACTAACTTTTTCACCGTTCAAAGTTCCAGTATAGGTCACGTATTCACGGCTATCTGCCACAAGTACAGGATTATCAAAATGCTTCGCGATTTTTTCGCAACGTTTTGGATCACCCGGCATAATCACATAACGACCCACGTCACCTGGACGGATTTGTAAATGGTACTGAAGTCCAACTTCACCTGAATAGTTTTGCATAAAAAGACCTCCTTTTGTCTTGTGTAATTTTAAAAACACTTGTATATTATCATACATAACTTGTTTTGTAAACGTTTTTATTCAAAAAAGTAATCGCTTTCTTTTTCTTGATTTTTCTAATAATTTCATTTAAACTAGCTTGTATAGAGGAGACAGCCATGATTAAAAATGACCTTAATAAAAAGCTAAACAAACTCAAGCATGTACAAGTCTACAATAAAATTTTCAGTATGATACAAGAAGGGATTTATACCCCCGGTATGCAACTGCCTACTGAGCCAGAGCTTGCAGAACAATTAAATGTTAGCCGTTCCACCTTGCGAAAATCGCTAGCACTTTTACAAGAAGATCATCTAGTCAAAAATATACGTGGGAAAGGGAATTTTATCAGTCAACCTGAGGATAGCAATACTCCTCATCAATATGATATTAGAAAACACCCTGTCAAAACCTGTCTGACAAGCGAGATCCATGAGGTTGAATTGGAATGTCGCTTAGAAGTTCCTTCAGAAGCCATTCTAACATCCCTTAAACAAGAGACTCCCGTCGTGGTTATTGCCGACCGTTGGTATCACACTGAGGATGGACCCTTGGCTTATTCTTTGTCATTCATCCCTATTGAAGTCATTTCTGAGTATGGTATCTCACTCCAAGAAAACTCGCCACTCTTACAGTTTTTGGAAAGTCGCGTTTATCAGGAAACGATCTCTAGCCATACACAAAGTCATTTTGGTTATACCATCTCAGGTAACTTTTCTGCCACTAAGTACATCCTATCTGAAAATGAACAATTTATGCTGATTCAGGAGAACATCTACAAACAAGATCGACTACTCGTTTGTAACAAGCATTATCTCCCTATCGAACATTTTGAGCTTTTCCTGACGACGCAGTAGGTCAATCCAGATTGATATCCCTATGCAAAATACCAACTCTTCATTTTTATCTTAGATAAGAGTCTTTTACAAAAATGAAACTATTAGCAGTTTTTCAATGTGAGCCAGCATTAAGCACATCAAAAAAGGAGCTAGACCACTAAAGTCTGCTCCTTTTTTAATTCATTTTCTATCTAAGTCATCCTGCCAAAATAGCTAGTGTTTGGTATGGTTTTAGAATGACGTTTTCACCGATGGCTTCAGTAGCATAGTTGCTGATGAGGACTTGACCATTTTGATAAGCTTCTGCTAGGTCAAGGGTCACTTCTTCGGCATAGAAGTTGTTAAGAACAAGCAGTTTTTGTCCGTCTAGTTCACGCTCAAAAGCGTAAACTGACTCACTATCAGTATATGCTGCCTTGTAATCACCTTCTGCGATAAGGGGCATTTCTTTACGAAGTTTAATGAGTTTTTGGTAGAAGCTAAAGATAACACCGTCTTTTTCATTTGCGACATTAATCTCTTTGTAAGATTTTCCTGCTTTCAACCATGGTGTACCTGTCGTAAACCCTGCATTGTCACTAGCGTCCCACTGCATTGGTGTCCGTGAATTATCACGTGATTTAGTCTGGATAATCTTGAAGGCTTCTTCCGGTGTTTTCCCCTCATCCAACATAATTTGATAAGCATTGAGGCTCTCAACATCCACATAGTCCGCCATTGAGTCAAAGTCAGGATCAATCATCCCAATTTCTTCACCCATGTAGATGTAAGGTGTCCCGCGTGATAGATGGATGGAAGCACCGAGCATAGTTGCTCCTTCGTTGCGGAAGTGCTTAATATCCACAAAACGATTAAGGGCACGCGGTTGGTCATGGTTGTTGTAGAAAAGAGCGTTCCAGCCATTACCCTCACTCATACCTTCACCCCATGTATGGAAAAGGTCACGCAGAGCCTTGAAATCAAAATCCATAATGGTCCATTTTTGCCCATCTTGGTAATCCACTTTCAAATGGTGGAAATTAAAGGCCATGGATAATTCTTCACGATCTGGCGCCGTGTACATGATACAGTTTTCTACTGTCGTTGCTGACATTTCCCCAACTGTCATGAAGGAGTCATCCTGACCAAAGCTAGCTTGGTTGAGTTCATGCAGATAATCATGAGTAATTGGACGGTCAGTGTAAGCTGGTTTACCATCATTGATTGGGCAATCTTCGAGGACTTCATCCTTACCAATCAAGTTAATCACATCAAAACGAAAACCTTTAACACCCTTGTCTTGCCAGAATTTTACAACTTTAAAGAGTTCTTCACGGACGTTTGGATTACGCCAGTTCAGATCCGCTTGAGTGACATCAAAGAGATGAAGATAGTACTTACCAGTATCCCCAAATGGCGCCCAAGCATTGCCACCAAACTTAGACACCCAGTCCGTCGGCTCGTCACGCAAGATAAAGAAATCTTGATAGTATTGGTCACCTGCCAAGGCTTTTTGGAACCATTCATGCTCTGTCGAACAGTGGTTAAGCACCATATCCAGCATAAAATCGATACCCAACTCTTTTCCACGTGCAATCATCGCTTCAAAATCCGCCATAGTCCCAAAATCTGGATTGACCGCTGTATAATCAGCGACATCATAACCATTATCACGTTGGGGACTTGGATAAAAAGGATTAAGCCAGATCATATCAATTCCTAGCTCTTTAAGGTATGGCAAATTCTCAGTAACCCCATTGAGGTCACCAGTACCACTACCTGTCGTGTCTTTAAATGATTTTGGATAAATTTGGTAAACAACCTTACGTTTGTCGATTGCCATGATAAGTCCTTTCTAGCTACTGCTACTCAATGCCAATCAAACGCGAATGAATTTTTCATCTCAAGATTGAAATAATGCGTTTGATTTTTAAAGAGTATAACATAGATAAAGTGCTGAAAATAGTCTCAGCACTTATTCTTTTGTCATTATAATTTAGTTACCTTTAGAACATCTTCACCGCGTGAAATCTGGCGTGGAAGAACATCTATAGGATTGACTTGGTAGTCGTTGTGATTTGTCACGATAACAGGTGTCTCAACTGGATAACCTGCTGCTTTAATGGCTGCGATGTCAAATGAAATCAAGGAAGCCCCTGCTACAACCTTGTCACCTTGAGAAACATGGGCTGTAAAGCCTTTACCGTCAAGATTGACTGTGTCCATACCGATATGCATGAGCATTTCCACACCTTCGTCAGTCACAAGACCAACCGCGTGTTTTGATGGAAAGAGTACTGAAATAGTTCCTGAAACAGGTGCTACCAACTCACCCTCAGATGGTTCTATAAGGACACCTTGTCCCATAACACCTTGAGCAAAGACTGGGTCTACTGCTTCTGAAAGTAATTTAACTTCGCCAGTAAGTGGGCTAACAATTGATGATACTGTTCCTGCTGATGCAGTTGTTGAAGCTACTGGAGCTGCTTGTGAAACTTCTGCCTGAGCAAGGGCTGCTTGTGAGGCTAATTTCTCATCTTCAGCTTTTGTAAGGAAGTTAGCTTTACGGAAGGCAACAGTCAAGACAAAAGGAACAACAAGGGCAACCGCCATACAGATAAAGAATGGCACCATGTATTTCACATTAATAGCAAGGAAACCAGGGATACCACCGACACCGATAGCGTTGGCTTGAACGTTCATCGTCGTTGACAAGAGACCTGCAAGTCCTGAACCAATCATTCCTGCGACGAATGGGTAAACATATTTAACGTTAACACCAAAGAGGGCTGGCTCAGTAACACCAAGGTAGGCTGAGATAGCAGCTGGAAGTGAGATTTCAGCTTCGCGTTCATTCTTACGGTTCATGAAGAAGTAAGCAAATACAGCTGAACCTTGTGCCATGTTTGAGAGAGCGATCATTGGCCAGAGACCAGTTGTTTTAGAAGCTGTGTCCGCAATCAATTGCGTATCGATAGCGTTTGTCATGTGGTGAAGACCAGTGATAACAAGCGGTGCATAAAGGGCACCAAAGATAGCACCAAAGAGCCATTTAACAGGACCAGTCAAACCAGCCAATACAACGAATGAAATCCCTTTACCGATTGTCCAACCAAGTGGTCCCAAGACAGTGTGAGCCAAGATAAGGGCTGGCAATAATGATAGGAATGGTACAAAGATCATTGAGACCATTTCTGGGATACGTTTACGCCAGAAGATTTCAAGGTAAGACAAGCTAAGTCCCGCAAGAAGGGCCGGGATAACCTGTGCTTGATAACCGATACGGTTAACAGCGAAGAAGCCGAAGTCCCAAACCCAGTCTTTGGCAATGTCAGCTACTGGTGTGCTTCCTACAGCGTAAGCATTGAGCAACTGTGGTGACACCAAACAGATACCAAGAACGATACCAAGAATTTGGGTTGTTCCCATTTTACGAGCAACAGACCAAGTAATCCCTACTGGTAAGAAGTGGAAAATGGCTTCACCTGGTAACCACAAGAAATGGTTAACACCATTCCAAAATTGAGATACCTCAACAATTGTTTTACCATCCAGCGATGACCACTGAACACCCTCAAGAATATTACGGAAACCGAGAATCAAACCACCAACGATAATCGCTGGAATAATTGGCGTGAAAATCTCAGCCAACATAGTCATAACACGTTGAAGTGGGTTCTGATTACTTTTGGCTGCTGATTTAGCAACTTCTTTAGAAACACCTTCAATGCCAGAAACAGCTGTAAAGTCATTGTAGAAAATAGGCACATCATTACCAATGATAACCTGGAATTGTCCAGCATTGGTGAACGTCCCTTTGACGGCTGAAATCTTTTCGATTTCCTGGACATTAGCCTTGCTGTCGTCGTTCAAAACAAAGCGCATGCGTGTCGCACAGTGTGTGACAGCTTTAACGTTTTCTTTACCACCAATAGCAGTTAAGAGGTCTTTAGCTTGAGATTCAAATTTTCCCATTTGAGTCAAACTCCTTTTTATCATTTACTAGGATTACTCCCGATTTAGTTGCAATAAAGCGTAGATAAATTTATTTACAGAACAAGTGTAATCGATTGCAAATTTGTAGGCAAGTTGTTTGTCGAAATTTTTACTAATTTTTGGTAAAATAAGGTATCTTGTCTGCAAAAAAATAGACAACTTAGAAAATGCATGAAAAAATGAAAAAGTATGAGAAAGTTTTCCGAAATTTAGAGGCTGCTATTAACCAAGGAATCTACCAAGTTAACGACTATTTACCAACCGAAGAAGAGTTGGCTAAAGAGTATGCTGTCAGCCGAGATACCATTCGAAAAGCCTTAAAGCTCCTGGCAGAACACGGACTTATTCAAAAACGTCAAGGTAGTGGCTCACAGATCATCAAGCATGAGCGCATTAACTTTCCTGTTTCAGCTCTTACCAGCTTTCAGGAAATCGCCCAAGCGCAAGGGATGGCAACGACAACTAATGTCATCGCTATCGACAAACTCATTGTTGATGGGAAGATGTCAGAACTAACTGGTTTCCCACCAAAGAGTCATGTCTGGCGTATCACGCGCCAACGCGTGATGGAAGGGGTGGCATCTGTCCTTGATATTGACTACTTGTTGACGACTTTTGTTCCTGAAATCGATCGTTCCATTGCGGAGAAATCCATTTATGATTATTTGGAAAACCACCTGCACCTTATGATTGATCTAGCTGAAAAAGAAATCACCATCGATCAGACCAATCAGCAAGACAGTATTCTTCTGGACTTAGCAGGTGAGCATCATGTTGTGTCCATTAAGTCCAAAGTCTTTCTCACCAATGGTCAACAATTTCAATTCACCGAAAGCCGGCACAAATTGGATAAATTTAGATTTGTAGATTTTGCTAAGAGAAGACCTGCAAATTAATTCAGAGTTAGTATTAAAAGGCTGAGATAGACAACTATCTCAGCTTTTCTGATGCTATGACACTATGGTAGAAACTGATAATATTCTTACTGGTATTAGTGATGAGAGTTGGTGCATCCGTGACAGCTTCTTCCAGACTCATCGGCTGATTAATAATATCAAAAACCCCTGAAATTCCTTCATCATATAGAACTTCCAAGTGTGTCGATGCACCACCCACAATCGCTACCGTCGGAACTTGATACTTCTTAGCTAGCTGAGCAACCCCAATGGGTGTCTTACCATTTACAGATTGACTATCCATGTGTCCTTCTCCAGTAATGACCAAATCAGCACCAGCTATTTTTTCTTC
The sequence above is drawn from the Streptococcus pluranimalium genome and encodes:
- a CDS encoding NupC/NupG family nucleoside CNT transporter, which encodes MQFIYSILGILLILGIIYAISFNRKGISFPLIGKALIVQFIIALILVRVPLGQRIVSVVSDGVTKVINCGQAGLNFVFGSLADGGAKTGFIFAIQTLGNIVFLSALVSLLYYMGILGFIVKWIGKGVGKIMKSSEVESFVAVANMFLGQTDSPILVSKYLGRMTDSEIMVVLVSGMGSMSVSILGGYIALGIPMEYLLIASTMVPIGSILIAKMLLPQTEPVQRIDDIKMDSKGNNANVIDAIAEGASTGAQMAFSIGASLIAFVGLVSLINLLLSGLGIRLEQIFSYVFAPFGFLMGFDGKDILMEGSLLGNKLILNEFVSFQQLGSVIKSLDYRTALVATISLCGFANLSSLGICVSGIAVLCPGKRSTLARLVFRSMIGGIAVSMLSAFIVGIVTLF
- a CDS encoding GntR family transcriptional regulator, with protein sequence MIKNDLNKKLNKLKHVQVYNKIFSMIQEGIYTPGMQLPTEPELAEQLNVSRSTLRKSLALLQEDHLVKNIRGKGNFISQPEDSNTPHQYDIRKHPVKTCLTSEIHEVELECRLEVPSEAILTSLKQETPVVVIADRWYHTEDGPLAYSLSFIPIEVISEYGISLQENSPLLQFLESRVYQETISSHTQSHFGYTISGNFSATKYILSENEQFMLIQENIYKQDRLLVCNKHYLPIEHFELFLTTQ
- the treR gene encoding trehalose operon repressor: MKKYEKVFRNLEAAINQGIYQVNDYLPTEEELAKEYAVSRDTIRKALKLLAEHGLIQKRQGSGSQIIKHERINFPVSALTSFQEIAQAQGMATTTNVIAIDKLIVDGKMSELTGFPPKSHVWRITRQRVMEGVASVLDIDYLLTTFVPEIDRSIAEKSIYDYLENHLHLMIDLAEKEITIDQTNQQDSILLDLAGEHHVVSIKSKVFLTNGQQFQFTESRHKLDKFRFVDFAKRRPAN
- the treP gene encoding PTS system trehalose-specific EIIBC component, with the protein product MGKFESQAKDLLTAIGGKENVKAVTHCATRMRFVLNDDSKANVQEIEKISAVKGTFTNAGQFQVIIGNDVPIFYNDFTAVSGIEGVSKEVAKSAAKSNQNPLQRVMTMLAEIFTPIIPAIIVGGLILGFRNILEGVQWSSLDGKTIVEVSQFWNGVNHFLWLPGEAIFHFLPVGITWSVARKMGTTQILGIVLGICLVSPQLLNAYAVGSTPVADIAKDWVWDFGFFAVNRIGYQAQVIPALLAGLSLSYLEIFWRKRIPEMVSMIFVPFLSLLPALILAHTVLGPLGWTIGKGISFVVLAGLTGPVKWLFGAIFGALYAPLVITGLHHMTNAIDTQLIADTASKTTGLWPMIALSNMAQGSAVFAYFFMNRKNEREAEISLPAAISAYLGVTEPALFGVNVKYVYPFVAGMIGSGLAGLLSTTMNVQANAIGVGGIPGFLAINVKYMVPFFICMAVALVVPFVLTVAFRKANFLTKAEDEKLASQAALAQAEVSQAAPVASTTASAGTVSSIVSPLTGEVKLLSEAVDPVFAQGVMGQGVLIEPSEGELVAPVSGTISVLFPSKHAVGLVTDEGVEMLMHIGMDTVNLDGKGFTAHVSQGDKVVAGASLISFDIAAIKAAGYPVETPVIVTNHNDYQVNPIDVLPRQISRGEDVLKVTKL
- a CDS encoding BglG family transcription antiterminator; translated protein: MIDTKSLVILMTLMKYQQLSLYELMVKTNFSEKEVLKTIEELDDFLVSHRFPKILKGGGYFSLSPHLVADSDLIFSQLKDEQIYLNQEERIYLIYLYTFCRQDFISNTHYQDLVKVSKNTSLSDVKLLRDRLSNDGVALHYTRAEGYFLRGREEDKHRVALHFIRKLLRSRIGYWALHYVMEEWQVNISYEQFSKEITAQYKMWHLTPLKDRLEECLYFMIFLLCRYQRAVDRVVVSDLLVSEQLQELTSFMVDTVSQNLHVDLALTLSQKHYLTLILAGCFEGEGDLDSEFFEKLTRDIVSQMEQVSLLTFDNRNDLLQGLKKHIIPAYYRLKYGLATDSIYTERIKDSYPDLFHLVKKALDPLRKVLEITIPESEVAYFVVHFGGYLHKSEVSLPYRAVIVCPNGVSSSLIIKENLKALFPKIAFSGISRIDDFKKMPETDYDLVFSTVRIETLKPFYMVPMVMSSSQTDQLFNLVEKDFPDICEENLEVERLMAIIKEHATIFQEKELRLSLRKQLLQKEIHRKDYRPLLHELITEETYQFTDVKLDWQDAIKLAAQPLLASGQIEETYPQAMIDKVKDFGPFIDLGQGIAIPHARPEDGVNAVGMSMLSLEHPIHLLDDPSHEIKLLICIAAVDNETHLKALSHLTTILRDKGNVERLVSSKTYDDIKTIIKQEA
- the udp gene encoding uridine phosphorylase, with the translated sequence MQNYSGEVGLQYHLQIRPGDVGRYVIMPGDPKRCEKIAKHFDNPVLVADSREYVTYTGTLNGEKVSVTSTGIGGPSASIAMEELKLCGADTFIRVGTCGGIDLDVKGGDIVIATGAIRMEGTSKEYAPIEFPAVADLEVTNALVKAAKKLGYTNHAGVVQCKDAFYGQHEPERMPVSYELLNKWEAWKRLGTKASEMESAALFVAASHLGVRCGSDFLVVGNQERNALGMDNPMAHDTEAAIEVAVEALRTLIEDDKVS
- the treC gene encoding alpha,alpha-phosphotrehalase gives rise to the protein MAIDKRKVVYQIYPKSFKDTTGSGTGDLNGVTENLPYLKELGIDMIWLNPFYPSPQRDNGYDVADYTAVNPDFGTMADFEAMIARGKELGIDFMLDMVLNHCSTEHEWFQKALAGDQYYQDFFILRDEPTDWVSKFGGNAWAPFGDTGKYYLHLFDVTQADLNWRNPNVREELFKVVKFWQDKGVKGFRFDVINLIGKDEVLEDCPINDGKPAYTDRPITHDYLHELNQASFGQDDSFMTVGEMSATTVENCIMYTAPDREELSMAFNFHHLKVDYQDGQKWTIMDFDFKALRDLFHTWGEGMSEGNGWNALFYNNHDQPRALNRFVDIKHFRNEGATMLGASIHLSRGTPYIYMGEEIGMIDPDFDSMADYVDVESLNAYQIMLDEGKTPEEAFKIIQTKSRDNSRTPMQWDASDNAGFTTGTPWLKAGKSYKEINVANEKDGVIFSFYQKLIKLRKEMPLIAEGDYKAAYTDSESVYAFERELDGQKLLVLNNFYAEEVTLDLAEAYQNGQVLISNYATEAIGENVILKPYQTLAILAG
- a CDS encoding phosphopentomutase, whose translation is MSTFDRIHLVVLDSVGIGAAPDANNFVNAGVPDGASDTLGHISKTVGLNVPNMAKMGLGNIPRETPLKTVPAEENPTGYVTKLEEVSLGKDTMTGHWEIMGLNITEPFDTFWDGFPEDILTKIEEFSGRKVIREANKPYSGTAVIDDFGPRQMETGELIIYTSADPVLQIAAHEDVIPLEELYRICEYARSITLERPALLGRIIARPYVGEPGNFTRTANRRDLAVSPFEDTVLNKLADAGIPTYGVGKINDIFNGSGITHDQGHNKDNNHGVDTLLKTLQDPAFTKGFSFTNLVDFDALYGHRRNAHGYRDCLEEFDARLPEITDLLGDKDLLLITADHGNDPTYAGTDHTREYIPLLAYSPSFTGSGVIPQGHFADISATVADNFGVDTAMIGESFLEKLK
- the deoC gene encoding deoxyribose-phosphate aldolase, which encodes MNVKDILKTVDHTLLSTTATWSEIQTILDDAMTYETASACIPASYVKQAADYVSGKLAICTVIGFPNGYSTTAAKVFECQDAIENGADEIDMVINLTDVKNGNFDAIEAEIRQIKEACQDHILKVIVETCQLSKEELIELCGVVTRSGADFIKTSTGFSTAGATFEDVALMAEHVGSHVKIKAAGGISSLEDAEKFIQLGASRLGTSRIIKLVKNQAVEDGSY